One Bradyrhizobium sp. CCGB12 genomic window carries:
- the cysS gene encoding cysteine--tRNA ligase — protein sequence MELRLYDTLSREKRTFAPLDASNVRMYVCGPTVYDFAHIGNARPVIVFDVLFRLLRHLYGEAHVKYVRNITDVDDKINDRAARDFPGLPLNEAIRKVTEQTGRQFHADVDALGALRPSVEPRATEHIGEMREIIERLVVGGFAYVAEDHVLFSPQAMNATNSDLPRYGALSNRSLDEMVAGARVDVAPYKKGNTDFVLWKPSKPGEPSWPSPAGIKAEGRPGWHIECSAMAWKHLGEHFDIHGGGIDLVFPHHENELAQTCCAFHQQRMANYWMHNGFLQVESEKMSKSLGNFITIHELLADWPGEVLRLNMLKTHYRSPIDWTMKSLEESAKTLDDWYRVAADVEPGRPAASVVEPLLDDLNTSLAIAALHGLRGSDVNALAGSLRLLGFLSESAAQWEGRKQQASGIDAKEVERLIAERTAARARKDFGESDRIRDLLAAMGVAIKDSKDGTTWEIAR from the coding sequence ATGGAATTGCGCCTTTACGATACGCTGAGCCGGGAAAAGCGGACCTTTGCACCGCTCGATGCGAGCAACGTCCGCATGTATGTCTGCGGACCGACCGTCTACGACTTCGCCCATATCGGCAATGCGCGGCCGGTGATCGTGTTCGACGTGCTGTTTCGGCTGCTGCGCCATCTCTACGGCGAGGCGCACGTCAAATATGTCCGCAACATCACCGACGTCGACGACAAGATCAATGACCGCGCCGCGCGGGATTTTCCCGGCCTGCCGCTGAACGAGGCCATTCGCAAGGTCACCGAGCAGACCGGCAGGCAGTTTCACGCCGATGTTGATGCGCTTGGTGCGCTCCGGCCGAGCGTCGAGCCGCGTGCGACCGAACATATCGGTGAGATGCGCGAGATCATTGAAAGACTGGTCGTCGGCGGCTTTGCCTATGTCGCCGAGGATCATGTGCTGTTCTCGCCGCAGGCGATGAACGCGACCAATTCCGACCTGCCGCGCTATGGCGCGCTATCCAATCGCTCGCTGGACGAGATGGTCGCCGGCGCCCGCGTCGATGTCGCGCCCTACAAGAAGGGCAACACCGACTTCGTGCTGTGGAAGCCGTCCAAGCCCGGCGAGCCGTCTTGGCCGTCTCCGGCCGGCATCAAGGCTGAGGGACGTCCGGGCTGGCATATCGAGTGCTCGGCCATGGCCTGGAAACATCTCGGCGAGCATTTCGACATCCATGGTGGCGGCATCGATCTCGTGTTTCCGCATCACGAGAACGAGCTCGCGCAGACCTGCTGCGCCTTTCACCAGCAGCGCATGGCGAACTACTGGATGCACAACGGCTTCCTCCAGGTGGAGAGCGAGAAGATGTCGAAGAGCCTCGGCAACTTCATCACCATCCATGAACTGCTTGCGGATTGGCCGGGCGAGGTGCTGCGCCTGAACATGCTGAAGACGCATTACCGCTCGCCGATCGACTGGACCATGAAGTCGCTGGAGGAGAGCGCCAAGACGCTAGACGACTGGTATCGCGTCGCCGCCGACGTCGAGCCCGGCAGGCCGGCCGCGTCCGTGGTCGAGCCGCTGCTCGACGACCTCAACACGTCGCTGGCGATCGCGGCGCTGCACGGCCTGCGCGGCAGCGACGTGAATGCGTTGGCGGGATCATTGCGGCTGCTCGGCTTTCTCTCCGAGAGCGCTGCGCAATGGGAAGGCCGCAAGCAGCAGGCGAGCGGCATCGATGCAAAGGAGGTCGAGCGCCTGATTGCGGAGCGAACGGCTGCGCGTGCGCGCAAGGACTTTGGGGAGTCCGACCGCATCCGCGACCTGCTCGCCGCGATGGGCGTTGCGATCAAGGACTCCAAGGACGGCACGACCTGGGAGATTGCGCGATGA
- a CDS encoding VOC family protein, with protein MIDHISFGVSDLDRAAKFYEGTLAALGLTRLVTRPRTVGFGKAYPEFWINLREGMPAVASESGVHICLRAKTTDEVDAFHAAALSTGGASDGAPGIRPHDRVRYYAAFVTDPDGNRIEAVTFPGE; from the coding sequence ATGATCGACCACATCTCCTTCGGCGTCAGCGATCTCGACCGCGCCGCCAAATTCTACGAGGGCACGCTCGCGGCCCTCGGCCTTACGCGTCTCGTGACGCGGCCGCGGACGGTCGGCTTCGGCAAGGCCTATCCGGAGTTCTGGATCAATCTGCGCGAGGGCATGCCGGCCGTAGCATCGGAGAGCGGCGTGCACATTTGCCTGCGGGCGAAGACGACTGATGAGGTCGATGCATTTCACGCCGCCGCGCTGTCCACCGGTGGTGCCTCCGACGGCGCGCCGGGCATCCGCCCGCACGATCGCGTGCGCTACTACGCGGCCTTCGTCACCGATCCCGATGGTAACCGGATCGAGGCGGTGACGTTTCCGGGCGAGTAG
- the cimA gene encoding citramalate synthase — translation MSKERLYLFDTTLRDGAQTNGVDFTLTDKQVIAAMLDDLGIDYVEGGYPGANPLDTEFFGSKPKLAHARFTAFGMTRRAGRSVSNDPGVAGLLEAKADAICFVAKSSAYQVRVALETTKDENLASIRDSVAAAKAAGREVMLDCEHFFDGYKEDASFALACAKAAYEAGARWVVLCDTNGGTMPDEVGAIVTEVTKHIPGDHVGIHAHNDTEQAVANSLAAVRAGARQIQGTLNGLGERCGNANLCSLIPTLKLKKDFADTFEIGVTIEKLATLVKVSRTLDDMLNRAPNRHAAYVGESAFVTKTGIHASAVLKDPQTYEHVLPELVGNHRKVLVSDQAGRSNVIAELDRAGIPYEKSDPKLTRLVEELKEREAQGYAYESANASFELLARRTLGKVPHYFEVEQFDVNVEQRYNALGERVTVALAVVKVDVAGERLISAAEGNGPVNALDVALRKDLGKYQKYIEGLTLIDYRVRILNGGTGAVTRVLIESEDENGDRWTTVGVSPNIIDASFQALMDSVIYKLVKSGAPA, via the coding sequence ATGAGCAAGGAGCGCCTTTATCTGTTCGACACCACCCTGCGCGACGGGGCCCAGACCAATGGCGTCGATTTCACGCTGACTGACAAGCAGGTCATCGCGGCGATGCTCGATGATCTCGGCATCGACTATGTCGAGGGCGGCTATCCCGGCGCCAATCCGCTCGACACCGAGTTCTTCGGCTCCAAGCCCAAGCTCGCCCATGCGCGCTTCACGGCGTTCGGCATGACGCGCCGGGCAGGGCGCTCCGTCTCCAACGATCCCGGCGTTGCCGGGCTGCTGGAAGCAAAGGCCGACGCAATCTGCTTCGTGGCAAAATCCTCGGCCTATCAGGTACGCGTCGCGCTGGAGACGACGAAGGACGAGAATCTCGCCTCGATCCGCGACAGCGTTGCGGCGGCGAAGGCCGCAGGGCGCGAGGTGATGCTCGACTGCGAGCATTTCTTCGACGGCTACAAGGAGGACGCCAGCTTTGCGCTCGCCTGCGCCAAGGCCGCCTATGAGGCCGGCGCGCGCTGGGTGGTGCTGTGCGACACCAATGGCGGCACCATGCCTGACGAGGTCGGGGCCATCGTCACTGAAGTGACGAAACACATCCCCGGCGATCATGTCGGCATCCACGCCCATAACGACACCGAGCAGGCGGTGGCAAATTCGCTTGCCGCGGTGCGGGCCGGCGCGCGGCAGATCCAGGGTACGCTCAACGGCCTTGGTGAGCGCTGCGGCAATGCCAATCTCTGCTCGCTGATCCCGACGCTGAAATTGAAGAAGGATTTTGCCGACACCTTCGAGATCGGCGTCACGATCGAGAAGCTGGCAACACTCGTCAAGGTCTCGCGCACGCTCGACGACATGCTCAACCGCGCGCCAAACCGGCATGCGGCCTATGTCGGCGAGAGCGCCTTCGTGACCAAGACCGGCATTCACGCCTCGGCCGTGCTGAAGGACCCGCAGACCTACGAGCACGTGCTGCCGGAGTTGGTCGGCAATCACCGCAAGGTGCTGGTGTCCGACCAGGCCGGACGCTCCAATGTCATCGCCGAGCTCGACCGCGCCGGCATTCCCTACGAGAAGAGCGATCCGAAGCTGACGCGCCTCGTCGAGGAGTTGAAGGAGCGCGAGGCGCAAGGTTACGCCTATGAATCCGCCAATGCTTCGTTCGAGCTGCTGGCGCGTCGCACGCTCGGCAAGGTGCCGCATTATTTCGAGGTCGAGCAGTTCGACGTCAATGTCGAGCAGCGCTACAACGCGCTCGGCGAACGCGTCACCGTGGCGCTCGCCGTGGTCAAGGTCGACGTCGCCGGTGAGCGCCTGATCTCGGCGGCGGAAGGCAACGGCCCCGTCAACGCGCTCGACGTTGCCTTGCGAAAAGACCTCGGCAAGTACCAGAAATACATCGAGGGCTTGACGCTGATCGACTACCGCGTGCGTATCCTCAACGGCGGCACCGGCGCGGTCACGCGCGTCCTGATCGAGAGCGAGGACGAGAACGGCGACCGCTGGACCACGGTGGGCGTGTCCCCCAACATCATCGACGCCTCGTTCCAGGCGCTGATGGATTCGGTGATCTACAAGCTCGTGAAATCGGGCGCGCCGGCGTAG
- a CDS encoding GNAT family N-acetyltransferase — MGQALPKPGLRPFLPDDVPVLAAIFTASIEELTGDDYSEAQQEAWMAAAEDEEFGKRLASDLTLIATLEGSPVGFASLRGNDHVRMLYVHPAVAGQGIATMLVDALEKLAGGRGATSLSVDASDTAQNFFAKRGYTAQQRNSVTINDEWLANTTMKKTLGAGQ, encoded by the coding sequence ATGGGACAAGCTTTACCAAAGCCCGGCTTGCGGCCGTTCCTGCCTGATGACGTGCCGGTGCTCGCTGCGATCTTCACCGCCAGCATCGAGGAGCTGACCGGCGACGACTATAGCGAGGCACAGCAGGAAGCCTGGATGGCTGCCGCCGAGGACGAGGAGTTCGGCAAGCGGCTCGCCTCCGACCTGACGCTGATCGCGACGCTCGAGGGCTCGCCGGTCGGCTTCGCCTCGCTGCGCGGCAACGATCACGTCCGCATGCTCTACGTGCATCCGGCGGTGGCCGGGCAGGGCATCGCGACCATGCTGGTCGACGCGCTGGAGAAGCTTGCAGGCGGCCGTGGCGCGACAAGTCTTTCGGTCGATGCCAGCGACACCGCCCAAAACTTCTTCGCCAAGCGCGGCTACACGGCCCAGCAGCGCAACAGCGTCACCATCAACGACGAGTGGCTCGCCAACACCACCATGAAGAAGACGCTCGGAGCGGGGCAATGA